A genomic window from Flavobacterium johnsoniae includes:
- the dprA gene encoding DNA-processing protein DprA: MNDQDLFNLLALLKVDGVGDIMGKKLLQSFGNASDIFKAKNTQLAAVDGIGSVLLKNLRDKTIFQKAENELEFIRKNKINVSYFQDQKYPEKLKHCFDAPILIFTAGNIDFEKKKMISIVGTRQITSYGTDFCRKLIEDLAPLDPIIVSGFAYGVDIVAHQAAMDYNLQTIGVLAHGLNRIYPSSHKKYMARMEENGGFITEFWSDSNPDKEKFVRRNRIVAGMTEATIVIESADKGGSLITANMANDYNRDVFAVPGRVTDKYSQGCNNLIKTQKANVLTNAADLIYMLNWDIKENPKNIQKQLFVELEPDEQKIYDFLQKNGKDLLDIIAVECDFPIYKMSAILLNMELKGLIRPLPGKLFESI, translated from the coding sequence ATGAACGATCAAGATTTATTTAATTTATTAGCGTTGCTAAAAGTTGATGGAGTGGGAGATATAATGGGTAAAAAATTACTTCAATCTTTTGGAAATGCATCGGATATTTTTAAAGCAAAAAATACACAATTAGCAGCAGTTGACGGAATTGGATCGGTGTTGCTAAAAAATTTAAGGGATAAAACCATTTTTCAAAAAGCTGAAAACGAGTTGGAATTCATTAGAAAAAACAAAATCAATGTTTCTTATTTTCAGGATCAAAAATATCCAGAAAAATTAAAGCATTGTTTTGATGCACCGATTCTTATTTTCACCGCAGGAAATATTGATTTTGAGAAAAAGAAAATGATCAGTATTGTCGGAACACGCCAGATAACTTCTTATGGAACAGATTTTTGCCGAAAACTCATTGAAGATTTGGCGCCTTTAGATCCGATAATTGTCAGCGGATTTGCGTATGGAGTTGATATCGTTGCACATCAAGCAGCAATGGATTATAATCTGCAAACGATTGGTGTTTTGGCGCATGGGTTGAATCGTATTTATCCGAGTTCGCATAAAAAGTACATGGCAAGAATGGAAGAAAATGGTGGTTTTATCACAGAATTTTGGAGTGATTCTAACCCAGATAAAGAAAAGTTTGTTCGCCGAAATCGGATTGTAGCAGGAATGACGGAGGCAACCATAGTAATTGAATCTGCTGATAAAGGCGGTTCTTTAATTACAGCAAATATGGCAAACGACTACAATCGCGATGTGTTTGCAGTTCCCGGAAGAGTAACAGATAAGTATAGTCAGGGTTGCAATAATCTGATTAAAACTCAGAAAGCGAATGTGTTAACTAATGCTGCCGATTTAATTTATATGCTCAATTGGGATATCAAAGAAAATCCTAAAAACATTCAGAAACAACTTTTTGTTGAGCTTGAACCTGACGAGCAAAAGATCTACGATTTTCTTCAAAAAAATGGTAAAGATTTATTAGATATTATTGCTGTTGAGTGTGATTTTCCAATTTATAAAATGTCAGCCATTTTGTTGAATATGGAATTAAAAGGCTTAATAAGACCTTTACCTGGAAAACTTTTTGAGTCAATTTAA